The Nitrospirota bacterium genomic sequence TTATCAGCATATTCTTCGTCCTTGGTGCGCTTGCCGGCGTTGGCGGCGGTTTTGTCTATTGGACGCTCTCAGACCTTCCCAAGCTCAATGCCATTGAAGAATATGTGCCGGTTGAATCCTCAAAGGTCTATTCCAGTGACGCTCAGGTGATAGCCGAGTTCTATGTCGAACGCAGGACATTTATCCCTCACTATGAAATCCCCCCTCACGTAAAGCAGGCTATTATTGCCATAGAGGATATCCGTTTCTACAGTCATCCGGGCGTTGATCTCATCGGCATTGTCCGTGCGCTTGTTCATGACATCAGGACGGGAGGTATGAGACAGGGTGGAAGCACCATAACCCAGCAGCTCGCAAAAATGCTTTTTTTGAAGCCGGAAAAATCGATAAAACGCAAGATCCGCGAAGCAGCACTTTCCATTCAGATCGAAAAACGATATACGAAAGACGAAATCCTCGGTCTTTACCTGAATCAGGCCTATTTCGGCGCACGGTCATATGGCATTGAGGCAGCAAGCCAGACCTATTTCGGAAAGACCGTAAAAGATCTGACCGTGGGTGAAGCAGCGCTTCTTGCGTCTCTCCCCAAGGCCCCTTCGCAGTATTCTCCGTTCAGAAACCTTGATAAAGCAAAGGAAAGACGCTCGGTTACACTCCAGCAGATGCTTCTGCATAAGTTCATCACGCGGGATCAATATGATAAAGCCACAACAGAGCCCTTCCCCACGGCCCCTCATTACCGGAAATATGAAGCCCCCTATTTTGTCGAACTCCTGAGACAGCAGTTGGAACTGAAATACGGAAGCGAGCTTTATACCGCCGGCTACAAGATCCGTGCAACCATTGACCTCAGGCTGCAGCAGGCAGCAGAAAATGCTCTCATCAACGGAGTCAAGTCCGTTGAAAAACGCTGCAAGCCAGGGATACAGGCATCTCTCATTGCCATAGATCTCCGCACGGGCCATATCAAGGCAATGGTCGGCGGATTCGATTTCTGGAAAAACCAGTTCAACAGGGCAACGCAGGCATTGCGGCAACCGGGTTCTGCATTCAAACCCTTTGTCTATGTGACCGCGATCAAGTCCGGAATGACCGCTGAAGATACGATTCATGACGCGCCAATATCCTTTAAAGGCGGCAGGCCGGGGCAGATGTGGGCACCAAAGAACTATGACGGGAAATATCATGGTGTCGTCACCCTCAGGACGGCCCTTGCCCGTTCTCTCAATACCGCCACCGTCAGGCTCGCAAGCCATGTCGGGCTTGACAATGTGATCCAGACAGCCAGGGACCTGGGCATCAGGAGCGATCTTCAGCCATACATGCCCCTTGCTCTTGGCGCATCGGACGTAACACTCCTTGAGCTGACCCGTGCATACGCGGCCTTTGCTTCCGGCAAGAAGATGGAGCTAATCCCCTATGAGCGGATAGA encodes the following:
- a CDS encoding PBP1A family penicillin-binding protein, whose protein sequence is MSGLEDDLQKAEKRSRFRVLISIFFVLGALAGVGGGFVYWTLSDLPKLNAIEEYVPVESSKVYSSDAQVIAEFYVERRTFIPHYEIPPHVKQAIIAIEDIRFYSHPGVDLIGIVRALVHDIRTGGMRQGGSTITQQLAKMLFLKPEKSIKRKIREAALSIQIEKRYTKDEILGLYLNQAYFGARSYGIEAASQTYFGKTVKDLTVGEAALLASLPKAPSQYSPFRNLDKAKERRSVTLQQMLLHKFITRDQYDKATTEPFPTAPHYRKYEAPYFVELLRQQLELKYGSELYTAGYKIRATIDLRLQQAAENALINGVKSVEKRCKPGIQASLIAIDLRTGHIKAMVGGFDFWKNQFNRATQALRQPGSAFKPFVYVTAIKSGMTAEDTIHDAPISFKGGRPGQMWAPKNYDGKYHGVVTLRTALARSLNTATVRLASHVGLDNVIQTARDLGIRSDLQPYMPLALGASDVTLLELTRAYAAFASGKKMELIPYERIENRDKIVIDEILPKQTDILEEGIVRELRILLGAVVKEGTATRAKELKRPVFGKTGTTNDNTDAWFIGFDDTLAVGVWVGRDDHKPIGPRETGASAALPIWIEFMKQTASQDTEMRD